The Gymnodinialimonas sp. 57CJ19 genome includes a window with the following:
- a CDS encoding AbiJ-NTD4 domain-containing protein produces MSRRFSQRIGLISPRTSVQREDMDERLANRAWSLFLRHFIQERAYFLNEDSVSRLLFFLLWDDFFGARVDEIPETVNTTVAVIRDWYDQSKWNEKYDLIQFFSDLQHLQENSTSANELRNSSEKFTSAVNDLLQSEKSAYRFVGDTLSEITDESEIVEIESALNAPNKYSDAKAHISMALRKYSDREAPDYRNSVKESISAVESAFTAFNGEKNKNMSAALSAAEKNGLVLQPALRSGILNLYGWTSDESGVRHALLGGSDGVTEHEARLMLVLCSAFVNYVASKFQ; encoded by the coding sequence GTGAGTAGACGCTTTTCCCAACGCATTGGCTTAATCTCACCTAGGACAAGCGTCCAACGTGAAGATATGGACGAGCGCCTCGCCAATCGGGCTTGGTCCTTATTCCTCCGCCACTTCATCCAGGAACGAGCTTATTTTCTCAATGAAGACTCGGTTTCGAGATTGCTTTTCTTTCTGTTGTGGGACGATTTCTTTGGCGCTCGGGTTGATGAAATTCCTGAAACTGTTAACACAACTGTCGCTGTTATTCGGGATTGGTATGATCAATCGAAGTGGAACGAGAAGTACGACCTGATTCAATTCTTTTCGGATTTGCAGCACCTTCAGGAAAACAGCACATCGGCTAACGAACTTCGAAATTCCTCCGAGAAATTTACTTCCGCTGTTAATGATCTACTGCAAAGTGAGAAATCTGCTTATCGGTTTGTCGGCGACACTCTTTCAGAGATTACTGACGAGTCTGAAATAGTAGAAATTGAGTCCGCGCTTAATGCACCGAACAAATATTCAGACGCGAAGGCGCATATTTCGATGGCATTAAGAAAATACTCCGATCGCGAAGCGCCGGATTATAGGAACTCTGTCAAGGAGAGCATATCTGCTGTTGAGTCGGCGTTCACGGCCTTTAACGGGGAAAAGAATAAAAACATGTCAGCTGCGCTATCCGCAGCCGAGAAAAACGGATTGGTTCTCCAACCGGCACTACGATCTGGTATATTAAACCTGTACGGATGGACATCTGACGAAAGCGGGGTCCGTCATGCACTTTTAGGTGGAAGCGATGGTGTAACGGAACACGAAGCAAGACTAATGCTTGTTCTGTGTTCGGCTTTTGTTAACTACGTGGCTTCCAAATTCCAGTGA
- a CDS encoding Mth938-like domain-containing protein, producing the protein MRMNEVQFDESNPVDGYGPGFFRVGGEKFDGAVLLLPSGAALWGGYEDADALVAAATEVDVLLLGTGAEIAHPPAALRRAVEAAGLGLEVMASPAACRTYNVLLAEGRRVGAAMLPV; encoded by the coding sequence ATGCGAATGAACGAAGTGCAGTTTGATGAAAGCAACCCCGTGGACGGCTATGGGCCGGGCTTCTTCCGCGTCGGCGGAGAGAAGTTTGACGGCGCGGTTTTGCTGCTGCCCTCGGGCGCGGCGCTTTGGGGCGGCTACGAGGATGCCGATGCCTTGGTTGCCGCCGCGACCGAGGTGGACGTGTTGCTGCTCGGCACCGGGGCCGAGATCGCCCATCCCCCCGCCGCCCTGCGCCGCGCCGTGGAAGCGGCCGGTTTGGGGCTGGAGGTCATGGCCTCTCCGGCGGCGTGTCGGACCTATAACGTGTTGCTGGCTGAAGGCCGCCGCGTGGGCGCTGCGATGTTGCCCGTCTAG
- the thyX gene encoding FAD-dependent thymidylate synthase translates to MPLTPEQLEDIQASRANPQPTLRAVAPGMEQHLYEAKPVLDHGFVRVIDYMGDDAAIVQAARVSYGAGTKKARDDSGLIRYLMRHWHSTPFEMCELKLHVKLPVFVARQWIRHRTANVNEYSARYSILDREFYIPQPDQLAAQSVVNNQGRGATLEGEEAERVLRMLKDDATRAYDHYQEMLSDDGQQGLARELARMNLPANIYTQWYWKVDLHNLFHFLRLRADEHAQYEIRVYADAICEMVKDWVPAAYGAFEDYRMGGINLSAKGVEVLKRRLAGEEVTQESSGMSKGEWRELMGAFE, encoded by the coding sequence ATGCCCCTGACCCCTGAACAACTGGAGGATATCCAAGCCTCTCGCGCCAATCCCCAGCCCACCCTTCGGGCCGTTGCTCCGGGGATGGAACAGCACCTCTACGAGGCCAAGCCGGTGCTGGACCATGGCTTCGTTCGGGTCATCGACTATATGGGCGACGATGCCGCCATCGTCCAAGCCGCCCGTGTGTCCTACGGCGCAGGCACCAAAAAAGCCCGTGATGACAGTGGCTTGATCCGCTACCTGATGCGTCACTGGCACTCTACCCCGTTTGAGATGTGTGAACTGAAGCTCCACGTCAAACTGCCCGTCTTCGTGGCCCGTCAGTGGATCCGCCACCGCACCGCCAACGTGAACGAATACTCCGCCCGCTACTCGATCCTCGACCGGGAGTTCTACATCCCCCAGCCTGATCAACTGGCCGCACAAAGCGTGGTGAACAACCAAGGCCGCGGCGCGACCTTGGAGGGCGAAGAGGCCGAACGTGTCCTGCGCATGCTCAAAGACGACGCGACCCGCGCCTACGATCACTACCAAGAGATGCTGTCCGATGATGGCCAACAAGGCCTCGCCCGCGAGTTGGCCCGCATGAACCTGCCCGCCAACATCTACACCCAATGGTACTGGAAAGTGGACCTGCACAACCTGTTCCACTTCCTCCGCCTGCGCGCCGATGAGCACGCCCAATACGAGATCCGCGTCTACGCCGACGCCATCTGCGAAATGGTCAAAGACTGGGTCCCCGCCGCCTACGGCGCCTTCGAGGACTACCGCATGGGCGGGATCAACCTGTCCGCCAAGGGCGTCGAAGTGCTGAAGCGGCGGCTTGCGGGCGAAGAGGTGACGCAGGAGTCGTCAGGCATGAGCAAAGGCGAATGGCGGGAGCTGATGGGGGCGTTTGAGTGA
- a CDS encoding cold-shock protein — translation MPTGTVKWFNTTKGFGFIAPDTGGSDVFVHISAVERAGWTDLPDDTKLSYELREGRDGRESAVELVKV, via the coding sequence ATGCCGACTGGGACAGTGAAGTGGTTTAACACCACGAAAGGTTTTGGATTCATCGCACCTGACACAGGCGGGAGCGACGTTTTCGTCCACATCTCTGCCGTGGAGCGGGCGGGCTGGACGGACCTGCCGGACGACACGAAGCTAAGCTATGAGCTGCGCGAGGGCCGCGACGGCCGCGAAAGCGCGGTGGAGTTGGTTAAGGTATAA
- a CDS encoding sulfite exporter TauE/SafE family protein, whose amino-acid sequence MPEALALALQTPGLEWVICAGFLAALVYGFAGFGSALIFMPLATIFMSPALAIAAFSLSALGSLVTVFPGAWKSADRRQTLMVVAMSIVFMPVGIFLLRIASEVTIRTAVCVVTLLTLALLVSGWKVPLRGGRGLQLGVGALAGITGGSTGLNGPPVILFNLGTDQPVAVTRGNLACFLTLNSLFVMPMMWAQGLVDARALFLGLILLLPYALGGFVGVQLFRPGNVALYRTIAFVLIGVAGVMGLPIWG is encoded by the coding sequence ATGCCTGAGGCCCTTGCTCTGGCCCTGCAAACGCCGGGGTTGGAGTGGGTTATCTGTGCGGGCTTTCTAGCGGCATTGGTTTACGGCTTTGCGGGCTTCGGCTCGGCGCTGATCTTCATGCCGCTGGCGACCATCTTCATGTCGCCGGCCCTGGCGATTGCGGCGTTTTCCCTGTCGGCGCTTGGGTCACTGGTGACAGTTTTCCCCGGCGCGTGGAAATCGGCTGACCGACGCCAAACGCTGATGGTCGTGGCGATGTCCATCGTGTTCATGCCGGTGGGTATCTTCCTTCTGCGCATCGCCTCCGAAGTGACAATCCGCACCGCCGTATGCGTGGTGACCCTGCTGACGCTGGCCCTGCTGGTTTCGGGTTGGAAAGTCCCCTTGCGGGGCGGGCGGGGGCTGCAACTGGGCGTTGGCGCCTTGGCTGGCATTACCGGCGGCTCGACCGGCCTGAACGGCCCCCCGGTGATCTTGTTCAACCTTGGCACCGATCAGCCCGTGGCGGTGACCCGAGGCAATCTTGCCTGTTTCCTGACGTTGAATTCGCTCTTCGTGATGCCGATGATGTGGGCGCAAGGGCTGGTGGACGCGCGGGCGTTGTTTTTGGGGCTGATCTTGTTGCTGCCCTACGCGCTTGGTGGTTTTGTAGGGGTGCAATTGTTCCGCCCCGGTAACGTGGCGCTATACCGAACAATTGCGTTTGTGTTGATCGGGGTGGCAGGCGTGATGGGCCTGCCGATATGGGGATAG
- a CDS encoding DUF817 domain-containing protein: MTSDGVAKLERMTAGWPGVMVFFAKLLWAALFGVMILSAIIATRLIWNDDWPLARYDALVVFAVVTQIVFIWRGLETWEEAKVILIFHITGTLMEIFKLAQGSWDYPDQGILEIGGVPLFSGFMYASVGSFIARAIRFFHIQFAPYPPFWATYVLAVAIYANFYTHHYTYDIRWVLFAATLVLFWRTRIWLFIRRKPIAIRLPVGAFASAWLLWIAENVGTFTQTWSYAVQGDIGLVDIGKFGSWYLLLFVAFVTVTLVVRDAMYDAEIHPSPRKCD; encoded by the coding sequence ATGACAAGCGACGGCGTGGCGAAACTGGAACGGATGACAGCGGGATGGCCCGGCGTCATGGTGTTTTTCGCCAAGCTTTTATGGGCGGCGCTGTTTGGCGTGATGATCTTGTCGGCGATCATCGCCACAAGATTGATCTGGAACGACGACTGGCCCCTTGCACGGTATGACGCATTGGTGGTGTTCGCCGTGGTCACGCAGATCGTGTTCATCTGGCGCGGGTTGGAAACGTGGGAGGAGGCGAAAGTCATCCTCATCTTCCACATCACCGGCACCTTGATGGAGATCTTCAAGCTGGCGCAGGGATCATGGGATTACCCCGACCAAGGCATTCTGGAAATCGGTGGGGTGCCGCTGTTTTCGGGCTTCATGTACGCCAGCGTCGGCAGCTTCATTGCCCGCGCGATCCGGTTCTTTCACATCCAGTTCGCCCCCTATCCGCCGTTCTGGGCGACCTATGTGCTGGCCGTGGCCATCTACGCGAATTTCTACACGCACCATTACACTTACGATATTCGGTGGGTGCTGTTTGCGGCCACGTTGGTCTTGTTTTGGCGCACCAGGATCTGGCTGTTTATCCGGCGCAAGCCCATCGCCATCCGCCTGCCCGTCGGCGCGTTCGCGTCGGCATGGTTGCTGTGGATCGCAGAGAACGTGGGCACCTTCACCCAGACGTGGAGCTACGCGGTGCAAGGCGACATTGGCCTTGTGGATATCGGCAAGTTCGGGTCGTGGTATTTGCTGCTGTTCGTGGCCTTTGTGACGGTCACACTGGTGGTGCGTGACGCCATGTACGACGCCGAAATCCACCCCTCCCCTCGCAAATGTGACTGA
- the secF gene encoding protein translocase subunit SecF, which yields MRLRLVPQETNFDFFKHARLTFGASIVAVIASLVIWAMVGLNFGIDFLGGTTIRTDSTVQVDVGEYRTALDPLDLGDVVISEVFDPNFADDQHVVTVRIQAQEGAEAVTPEIITAIQTALQEAVDPAMTFPSVESVGPKVSGELIQTAIIAVLASLGAILVYIWLRFEWQFSVGAVAALIHDVILTIGVFSLFQIRFELATVAALLTIVGYSINDTVVIFDRLRENLIKYKQMALRDVMNLSANETLSRTLMTSGTTLIALIALLVLGGDVIRGFVFAIAWGVVVGTYSSIYVAKNVVLMIGVKRDWSKPSDGGGASGTQFANIDA from the coding sequence ATGCGTCTTCGTCTAGTCCCGCAAGAGACCAACTTCGATTTCTTCAAACACGCCCGCCTGACTTTTGGCGCGTCAATCGTGGCGGTCATCGCGTCGCTGGTGATCTGGGCCATGGTCGGCCTGAACTTCGGTATCGACTTTCTGGGCGGCACGACGATCCGCACCGACAGTACGGTGCAGGTTGATGTCGGGGAATACCGGACTGCCTTGGACCCCTTGGACCTTGGCGACGTGGTGATTTCCGAGGTGTTCGACCCGAACTTTGCCGACGACCAGCACGTTGTCACCGTGCGCATCCAGGCCCAAGAGGGCGCCGAGGCGGTGACACCCGAAATTATCACCGCCATCCAGACCGCCCTGCAAGAGGCCGTGGACCCCGCGATGACCTTCCCGTCGGTCGAATCCGTCGGCCCCAAGGTCTCGGGAGAGTTGATTCAGACCGCGATCATCGCGGTCCTGGCCTCGCTCGGGGCGATCCTTGTCTACATCTGGCTGCGGTTCGAATGGCAGTTCTCCGTCGGCGCGGTTGCGGCCCTGATCCATGACGTGATCCTGACCATCGGCGTGTTCAGCCTGTTCCAGATCCGGTTTGAGCTGGCCACCGTGGCGGCGCTGCTGACCATTGTGGGCTATTCGATCAATGATACCGTGGTGATCTTCGACCGCCTGCGCGAGAACCTGATCAAATACAAACAGATGGCCCTGCGCGACGTGATGAACCTGTCCGCCAATGAAACCCTGAGCCGGACCCTGATGACATCGGGGACCACGCTGATTGCGTTGATTGCGCTGCTGGTTCTGGGCGGCGATGTGATCCGTGGTTTTGTCTTCGCCATCGCTTGGGGCGTTGTTGTGGGGACGTATTCCTCGATCTATGTGGCCAAGAACGTGGTGCTGATGATCGGCGTGAAACGCGACTGGTCCAAGCCATCGGACGGCGGCGGCGCATCGGGCACCCAGTTCGCCAATATTGATGCCTGA
- the thrS gene encoding threonine--tRNA ligase, which yields MAQISLTFPDGNARDFDAGITPAEVASSISSSLGKKAISATVNGEHHDLQWPIEADATVAIHTLKDDAQALELIRHDCAHIMARAVQELWPDVKVTIGPVRDNGWFYDFDREEPFTPDDLGAIEAKMKEIINARDAVRTEVWDRDRVRAHYESTDEPYKVELLDRIPGDEPIRMYWHGEWMDLCRGPHLQHTGQVPADAFKLMSVAAAYWLGDNTRPMLQRIYGVAFKNRDDLKKHLNFLEEAAKRDHRRLGREMDLFHMQEEAPGQVFWHPNGWTVYTELQDYMRRKQRAGGYVEVNTPQLVNRKLWEDSGHWDKYQENMFIVEVDEDHAREKAVNALKPMNCPCHVQIFNQGQKSYRDLPLRMAEFGSCARYEPSGALHGIMRVRGFTQDDGHIFCREDQIEEETKVYIDYLTSIYQDLGFPEFRVKFSTRPEVRSGSDEIWDKAEDALLRATRAAGIEPEMNPGEGAFYGPKLEFVLTDAIGRDWQCGTHQVDFVLPERLDATFIAEDGAKHRPVMLHRACLGSFERFIGILIEEHSGKLPFWLTPRQVVVASIVSDADDFVHDTVAALRAAGVRAEADIRNEKINFKVREHSVGKVPVILAVGRQEVENRTVTLRRLGEKQTQVVPLAEVIDSLSAEAVAPDLR from the coding sequence ATGGCCCAAATCTCCCTCACTTTCCCCGATGGCAACGCGCGTGACTTTGACGCTGGCATTACCCCCGCCGAAGTCGCCTCCAGCATCTCTTCATCTCTGGGCAAGAAAGCCATCTCTGCCACGGTCAACGGCGAACACCATGACCTCCAGTGGCCGATTGAGGCCGACGCCACCGTGGCCATCCACACCCTCAAAGACGACGCTCAAGCGCTCGAGCTGATCCGCCACGACTGCGCCCACATCATGGCCCGCGCGGTGCAGGAACTGTGGCCCGATGTCAAAGTCACCATCGGCCCCGTGCGTGACAACGGTTGGTTCTACGACTTTGACCGGGAAGAGCCTTTCACCCCCGATGACCTCGGCGCGATCGAGGCGAAGATGAAGGAAATCATCAACGCCCGTGACGCCGTTCGCACCGAAGTCTGGGACCGCGACCGGGTCCGCGCCCATTACGAATCCACCGACGAGCCTTACAAAGTCGAACTCCTCGACCGCATCCCCGGGGATGAGCCGATCCGCATGTATTGGCACGGCGAATGGATGGACCTCTGCCGGGGTCCGCACCTGCAACACACGGGCCAGGTGCCCGCCGATGCATTCAAACTCATGTCCGTGGCTGCCGCCTATTGGCTTGGCGACAACACCCGCCCGATGTTGCAACGCATCTACGGCGTGGCGTTCAAAAACCGGGACGACCTCAAGAAACACCTGAACTTCCTGGAGGAAGCTGCCAAGCGCGATCACCGTCGCCTGGGCCGGGAAATGGACCTGTTCCACATGCAGGAAGAAGCGCCCGGGCAGGTTTTCTGGCACCCCAACGGCTGGACCGTCTACACCGAGCTGCAAGACTACATGCGCCGCAAGCAACGCGCCGGCGGCTACGTCGAGGTCAACACCCCCCAACTGGTGAACCGCAAACTGTGGGAGGACTCCGGCCATTGGGACAAATACCAGGAGAACATGTTCATCGTCGAAGTGGACGAGGATCACGCCCGTGAAAAGGCGGTCAACGCCCTTAAGCCAATGAACTGTCCCTGCCACGTTCAGATTTTCAACCAGGGCCAGAAGTCTTACCGGGATTTGCCCCTGCGTATGGCTGAATTCGGCTCTTGCGCGCGGTATGAGCCTTCGGGTGCGTTGCACGGCATCATGCGGGTGCGCGGCTTTACCCAAGACGATGGCCACATCTTCTGCCGCGAAGATCAGATCGAGGAAGAAACCAAGGTCTATATCGACTATCTGACCTCGATTTACCAAGATTTGGGCTTCCCCGAATTCCGGGTCAAATTCTCCACCCGCCCCGAGGTCCGCTCGGGCAGCGATGAGATCTGGGACAAGGCCGAAGACGCGCTTTTGCGCGCCACCCGTGCCGCCGGGATCGAGCCAGAGATGAACCCCGGCGAAGGCGCCTTCTACGGCCCCAAGCTGGAGTTCGTCCTGACCGACGCCATTGGCCGCGATTGGCAATGTGGCACCCATCAGGTGGATTTCGTCCTGCCCGAACGGCTCGACGCGACCTTCATCGCCGAGGATGGTGCCAAGCATCGCCCCGTCATGTTGCACCGGGCTTGTCTTGGCAGCTTTGAGCGGTTCATCGGCATCTTGATCGAGGAACACTCGGGCAAGCTGCCGTTCTGGCTGACACCGCGTCAGGTCGTTGTGGCCTCTATCGTGTCCGACGCCGATGATTTCGTTCACGACACCGTCGCAGCCCTGCGTGCCGCCGGGGTCCGGGCCGAGGCCGATATCCGCAACGAGAAGATCAACTTCAAGGTGCGCGAGCATTCCGTGGGCAAAGTGCCCGTGATCCTTGCCGTGGGCCGGCAGGAGGTTGAGAACCGCACCGTGACCCTGCGCCGACTGGGCGAGAAACAGACGCAGGTCGTGCCTTTGGCAGAAGTGATCGACAGCCTCTCAGCCGAGGCCGTCGCACCAGATTTGCGTTAG
- a CDS encoding ArsC/Spx/MgsR family protein, with the protein MRVYGVKACDTCRKAAKALGAELVDIRATPLDAAQIAAFHSTFGEALVNTRSTTWRGLSEAERAMDPVALIAAHPTVMKRPVIEKDGALTLGWTKDVQAHYGV; encoded by the coding sequence ATGCGCGTATACGGGGTTAAGGCCTGCGACACCTGCCGCAAGGCGGCGAAGGCATTGGGGGCAGAACTGGTGGATATCCGGGCCACGCCCTTGGACGCCGCGCAGATCGCGGCTTTCCACAGCACCTTCGGAGAGGCGCTGGTCAACACACGCTCCACCACATGGCGCGGGTTGTCCGAGGCGGAGCGGGCGATGGACCCGGTGGCTCTGATCGCGGCGCATCCCACGGTGATGAAACGCCCGGTGATCGAAAAGGATGGCGCGCTGACCCTGGGCTGGACCAAGGACGTGCAAGCACACTACGGCGTCTGA
- a CDS encoding VOC family protein, with protein MAIRYLHTMVRVKDLDASIAFFKLLGLEETRRIENEGGRFSLIFMSPPGQENASVELTYNWDGDEGLPSDSRHFGHLAYRVDDIYATCQHLQDNGVTINRPPRDGHMAFVRSPDNVSIELLQEGEPLAPAEPWASMENTGHW; from the coding sequence ATGGCAATTCGCTACCTGCATACGATGGTGCGCGTGAAAGACCTGGACGCCTCGATCGCGTTCTTCAAACTTCTGGGGCTGGAAGAGACCCGGCGGATCGAGAATGAGGGCGGGCGGTTCTCGCTCATCTTCATGTCGCCTCCGGGCCAAGAGAACGCCAGTGTCGAGCTGACCTATAACTGGGACGGCGACGAAGGCTTGCCTTCGGACAGCCGCCACTTTGGCCACCTCGCCTACCGTGTCGATGACATCTACGCCACCTGCCAGCATTTGCAGGACAATGGCGTCACCATCAATCGCCCCCCGCGCGACGGCCATATGGCCTTTGTACGCTCGCCCGACAACGTCTCGATTGAGTTGTTGCAGGAAGGGGAGCCTTTGGCCCCGGCGGAGCCCTGGGCCTCCATGGAAAACACGGGGCATTGGTAG
- a CDS encoding Hint domain-containing protein yields the protein MQLTNQLSHSAELCLDERSEASEPVQVPTLPKQAFAAQTPVQTEQGFQALSELSVGQLVLTRLGTLEPITKIEHFHFTKRQLHDMPDAAPVRFDPDALPSMTATSAVLLSADCPVSWTEDPNSLTRFPAKAFCDGGMIRRVIPEEGIHFIRLHLPSTQQICAGGIWVELDVDGTTDEARDVQVPQLVQDIRIFRPIPA from the coding sequence ATGCAATTAACTAACCAACTTTCGCACTCAGCAGAGCTGTGTCTGGACGAGAGATCGGAAGCCTCAGAACCGGTCCAGGTGCCGACGCTTCCCAAACAGGCTTTCGCCGCACAGACCCCCGTCCAAACCGAGCAAGGCTTTCAGGCGCTAAGCGAATTGTCCGTTGGGCAACTGGTCTTGACCCGTCTTGGCACGTTGGAGCCGATCACCAAAATCGAGCATTTCCACTTCACGAAGCGCCAGCTTCACGACATGCCCGACGCCGCGCCGGTGCGCTTTGACCCCGATGCGCTGCCCTCCATGACCGCGACATCGGCCGTTCTCCTCTCAGCTGATTGTCCGGTTTCGTGGACGGAAGACCCCAACAGCCTGACCCGGTTTCCCGCCAAAGCGTTTTGCGATGGTGGCATGATCCGCCGGGTGATCCCGGAAGAAGGCATCCACTTCATCCGTCTGCACCTGCCCTCTACGCAACAAATCTGTGCGGGCGGTATTTGGGTGGAATTGGATGTCGACGGCACCACCGATGAGGCCCGCGATGTGCAGGTGCCGCAGTTGGTTCAGGACATCCGTATTTTCCGGCCTATCCCGGCCTAG
- a CDS encoding alpha/beta hydrolase, with amino-acid sequence MQYLETDAGRRLAYHKFSGRRTGVVFLGGLRSDMTGSKAMHLEAWARRSGREFLRFDYSGHGASSGQFTEGCIGDWAEDAMAAIDALTEGPQVIVGSSMGGWISLLMAKHRPDRVAGLVTVAAAPDFTENGYWKVWDEEKRKALMEEGQVALPSEYGEPMIITKRLIEDGRDHLVLTEPLRIDVPVRMLQGTADVDVTMDVALGVLDHIEGPDVRLELVKNADHRFSDPACLDTITRSVEEVLAHG; translated from the coding sequence ATGCAGTATCTAGAGACCGACGCGGGACGCCGTCTTGCCTATCACAAATTCTCGGGCCGCCGGACGGGCGTGGTGTTTCTGGGCGGTCTGCGCTCGGATATGACCGGGTCCAAGGCGATGCATCTGGAGGCTTGGGCGCGGCGGTCTGGACGGGAGTTCTTGCGGTTCGATTACTCGGGCCACGGGGCGAGCTCGGGGCAGTTTACCGAAGGGTGCATTGGTGATTGGGCCGAGGATGCCATGGCGGCGATTGATGCGCTGACCGAAGGGCCGCAGGTGATTGTGGGCTCCAGCATGGGCGGCTGGATCAGCCTGTTGATGGCCAAGCACCGGCCCGACCGGGTGGCGGGGCTTGTGACCGTCGCGGCCGCGCCCGATTTCACCGAGAACGGCTATTGGAAGGTATGGGACGAGGAAAAACGCAAGGCCTTGATGGAGGAGGGGCAGGTTGCGCTGCCTTCGGAATACGGCGAGCCGATGATCATTACCAAGCGGTTGATCGAGGACGGGCGGGATCATCTGGTCTTGACCGAGCCGTTGCGCATCGACGTGCCGGTTCGGATGTTGCAGGGCACAGCGGATGTGGATGTGACGATGGATGTGGCCCTTGGGGTGCTGGACCATATCGAGGGGCCGGATGTGCGGTTGGAACTGGTGAAAAATGCCGATCACCGGTTCTCGGACCCTGCCTGTCTGGACACGATCACGCGGTCTGTGGAGGAGGTCCTGGCCCATGGCTAG
- a CDS encoding DUF1194 domain-containing protein produces MVGQRLLGASAYAACLLAAAPIAAQEDCRLALQLGLDVSASVDTAEYRLQADGLAAALIDPVVSDAFFSAPGPVALSVFEWSGRFQQDVLVDWTLIRSEADLLRIAERISGSQRGTQDYPTALGYALGFAATRFDEAPDCLFQTLDISGDGQNNDGFAPAAAFEHFDFNGVTVNGLAIGGASREIEDYFAAEVIHGPGAFVEYALNHDHFAEAIQRKLERELRAMIFGGLIPPALTP; encoded by the coding sequence TTGGTAGGTCAGCGCCTCCTCGGCGCGTCGGCTTACGCCGCTTGCCTCCTCGCAGCTGCGCCGATTGCGGCGCAGGAAGACTGTCGTCTGGCCCTGCAATTGGGGCTGGACGTATCCGCCTCGGTCGATACGGCTGAATACCGGTTGCAGGCGGATGGCCTTGCCGCCGCGCTGATTGATCCGGTGGTGTCAGATGCCTTCTTCAGCGCTCCCGGCCCGGTTGCGCTGTCGGTCTTTGAATGGTCCGGGCGATTTCAACAGGATGTGCTGGTCGACTGGACGCTGATCCGGTCCGAGGCCGACCTGCTGCGCATCGCAGAACGCATCTCCGGATCACAACGGGGCACCCAAGATTACCCCACGGCCCTTGGCTATGCCCTGGGCTTTGCCGCCACCCGCTTCGACGAAGCGCCGGACTGTCTGTTCCAAACCCTCGACATTTCGGGCGATGGGCAGAACAACGACGGTTTCGCCCCTGCTGCCGCCTTCGAGCATTTCGACTTCAACGGGGTCACGGTGAACGGCCTCGCCATTGGCGGCGCGTCAAGAGAGATTGAGGATTACTTCGCCGCCGAGGTCATCCACGGCCCCGGTGCCTTCGTGGAATACGCCCTGAACCACGACCATTTTGCCGAGGCCATTCAGCGCAAATTGGAACGGGAACTGCGAGCGATGATCTTCGGCGGCCTTATCCCGCCCGCCCTGACCCCCTGA